One part of the uncultured Celeribacter sp. genome encodes these proteins:
- the rplK gene encoding 50S ribosomal protein L11, translated as MAKKLAGTMKLQVPAGQANPSPPVGPALGQRGINIMEFCKAFNAKTQDMEPGAPCPTVITYYQDKSFTMDIKTPPASYYLKKAAKLKSGANLPGREVVGSVTPAQVKEIAEAKMKDLNANDVEAAMQIILGSARSMGIEVK; from the coding sequence ATGGCTAAGAAACTCGCAGGCACGATGAAGCTGCAAGTGCCCGCCGGTCAAGCGAACCCGTCCCCGCCCGTGGGTCCGGCGCTTGGTCAGCGTGGTATCAACATCATGGAATTCTGTAAGGCGTTCAACGCCAAGACGCAGGATATGGAGCCCGGTGCGCCGTGCCCGACCGTGATTACCTATTATCAGGACAAGTCCTTCACCATGGACATCAAGACGCCGCCCGCGTCTTACTACCTGAAAAAAGCTGCCAAACTGAAATCCGGTGCAAACCTGCCGGGTCGTGAAGTTGTCGGCTCCGTGACGCCCGCTCAGGTGAAAGAGATCGCCGAAGCGAAGATGAAAGACCTGAACGCAAACGACGTGGAGGCTGCGATGCAGATCATCCTGGGTTCCGCGCGTTCCATGGGCATCGAGGTGAAGTAA
- the secE gene encoding preprotein translocase subunit SecE has product MAKTNPLQFAQQVRSEVSKIVWPTRREVLLTTVMVFVMAALTATFFFLVDLAIRSGMQGLLNFFG; this is encoded by the coding sequence ATGGCCAAGACCAACCCGCTTCAGTTTGCCCAGCAGGTCCGCTCGGAAGTCTCGAAAATCGTGTGGCCGACCCGTCGTGAGGTCTTGCTGACCACTGTCATGGTGTTTGTCATGGCTGCGCTCACGGCGACGTTCTTCTTCCTCGTCGATCTGGCCATTCGCAGCGGCATGCAGGGTTTGCTGAACTTCTTTGGCTGA
- a CDS encoding SH3 domain-containing protein: MLRLTALTLAGLYGAFMVFGQDLSAEEQATYDAAREKRVSLVTLASDRLLEAFGEPSRRRGDYVPTLASLEQRDDAADTPAPTVATARRSTASTEIDSMVQLASFDTGTTTATTRVTNPEKLDALLHPAAATTAPLPSDSSDTALRQVSATRVNVRSGPSTATAVLGQVEQADIVQLVSPVQNGWVKISVQGAGVEGYMAARFLSPIGQ, translated from the coding sequence ATGCTGCGTTTGACTGCACTGACACTGGCCGGACTGTACGGGGCCTTCATGGTTTTCGGACAGGATCTGAGCGCCGAGGAACAGGCCACTTATGACGCGGCCCGCGAAAAACGGGTGTCCCTCGTCACCCTTGCCTCCGACCGGCTGCTGGAGGCCTTCGGCGAACCCAGCCGCCGTCGCGGGGACTATGTCCCGACTTTGGCCTCGCTTGAACAACGTGACGATGCTGCGGACACACCGGCCCCGACAGTCGCCACGGCTCGACGCTCCACCGCAAGCACTGAAATCGACAGCATGGTGCAGCTGGCCAGCTTTGACACCGGCACCACGACAGCCACCACCCGCGTCACCAACCCGGAAAAGCTCGACGCATTGTTGCACCCCGCCGCCGCAACAACCGCCCCCCTACCGTCTGACAGCTCGGACACAGCCCTGCGTCAGGTCAGCGCGACACGCGTCAATGTGCGCTCCGGCCCCTCCACCGCCACGGCCGTTTTGGGCCAGGTCGAACAGGCCGACATCGTGCAGCTTGTGTCCCCGGTGCAAAACGGCTGGGTCAAAATCTCGGTCCAGGGCGCGGGCGTCGAAGGCTATATGGCCGCCCGGTTCCTGTCCCCCATTGGCCAATAA
- a CDS encoding MFS transporter — MSLARLSPRIAPLALLLIGTFATASIVPFMGVYIVEGLGKEPLHITLYALIVLPLTLGVNRHFGARIDAGRRIAPLLIASMSGYVVAVSAALVFHSYPMLLLVTAPCMALSNGVVSTMYSYGRLRAEHDGWDVTRYNSYLRATTSLGWMIGPALSFSLAGAFGQRWVFVMGLGFAGLWLVLWVMSFPKEFAASVKPKAEAEAEGRLRSSLWLAAGVCFLMSLAHAAASGSIPLFVLTEVHLPASTPGVMLSVKTLMEVIVILLTPAILRRMGAFRALCLAAILAAITYMPMSGIATLPRALALAALEGVYYGLFAAVGLLYMQSFAGRHLAGATALYMNALFLGALIATPIMGVIAQFLSFGMNLRIGAACACLALLALGWIAFREGRQRSVVKLAP, encoded by the coding sequence ATGTCGTTGGCGCGCCTGTCTCCCCGCATTGCCCCTTTGGCCCTGTTGCTGATCGGCACATTCGCCACCGCGTCGATTGTGCCTTTTATGGGGGTCTATATCGTCGAGGGGCTGGGCAAGGAGCCGTTGCACATTACGCTGTACGCGCTGATCGTCCTGCCGTTGACCCTTGGGGTGAACCGGCATTTCGGCGCGCGCATCGATGCGGGGCGCCGGATTGCGCCGCTGTTGATCGCGTCTATGAGTGGCTATGTTGTCGCTGTGTCGGCGGCTTTGGTGTTTCACAGCTATCCAATGCTCCTGCTGGTCACAGCCCCCTGTATGGCGCTGTCGAACGGGGTGGTCTCGACCATGTATTCTTATGGCCGTCTGCGGGCAGAACACGATGGCTGGGACGTGACGCGCTACAATTCTTACCTGCGGGCGACGACCTCTCTGGGGTGGATGATCGGTCCGGCGTTATCGTTTTCGCTTGCCGGGGCCTTTGGGCAACGCTGGGTGTTCGTGATGGGGCTCGGGTTTGCGGGCCTGTGGCTTGTCCTCTGGGTCATGAGCTTTCCCAAAGAGTTTGCGGCCAGTGTGAAGCCCAAGGCGGAGGCGGAGGCGGAAGGCAGGCTGCGCAGCTCGCTATGGCTGGCCGCAGGCGTCTGTTTCCTGATGTCGCTGGCGCATGCGGCGGCTTCGGGGTCGATTCCGCTGTTTGTTCTGACCGAGGTGCATTTGCCCGCCTCAACGCCCGGGGTGATGCTGTCTGTCAAAACTTTGATGGAAGTCATCGTCATTCTGCTGACCCCGGCGATTCTGCGGCGCATGGGTGCGTTTCGCGCGTTGTGCCTGGCTGCGATTCTGGCCGCGATCACCTATATGCCGATGTCCGGGATCGCGACGCTGCCACGGGCGCTTGCGCTCGCGGCGCTGGAGGGTGTGTACTACGGGCTGTTTGCGGCTGTGGGGCTTCTCTACATGCAGAGCTTTGCAGGCAGACATTTGGCCGGTGCTACCGCGCTTTACATGAACGCGTTGTTTCTGGGTGCGCTGATTGCCACGCCGATCATGGGGGTGATCGCGCAATTCCTGAGTTTCGGGATGAACCTGCGGATCGGCGCGGCATGTGCCTGCCTGGCGCTGCTGGCCTTGGGCTGGATTGCCTTTCGAGAAGGTCGGCAGCGGAGCGTGGTGAAGCTCGCGCCCTGA
- the nusG gene encoding transcription termination/antitermination protein NusG → MAKRWYSVSVLSNFEKKVAEAIRTAVEEKGLQDQIEEVLVPTEEVIEVRRGKKVTTERRFMPGYVLVRMEMTDAGYHLINSINRVTGFLGSFGKPVPMRDSEVNGILNRVEEGVEAPRSTITFEVGEQVSVAEGAFEGFDGMVEEVDDANQRLKVSVSIFGRATPVELEFTQVSKAT, encoded by the coding sequence ATGGCGAAGCGTTGGTACTCGGTGAGCGTCCTCTCGAACTTCGAGAAAAAAGTCGCCGAAGCGATCCGGACAGCCGTGGAGGAAAAAGGCCTGCAGGATCAGATCGAAGAGGTTCTGGTGCCGACCGAAGAGGTCATCGAAGTGCGCCGGGGCAAAAAGGTGACGACCGAACGTCGTTTCATGCCCGGCTACGTGCTGGTGCGCATGGAGATGACGGACGCGGGGTATCACCTGATCAACTCGATCAACCGGGTGACCGGGTTCCTTGGATCTTTCGGTAAGCCGGTGCCTATGCGCGATTCCGAAGTGAACGGAATCCTGAATCGGGTGGAAGAGGGCGTCGAGGCGCCGCGCTCCACCATCACCTTTGAGGTGGGTGAACAGGTTTCCGTGGCCGAGGGTGCCTTTGAAGGGTTCGACGGCATGGTCGAGGAAGTCGACGATGCGAACCAGCGCCTGAAGGTGTCTGTGTCGATCTTTGGCCGGGCAACCCCGGTCGAACTGGAATTCACTCAGGTTAGCAAAGCGACTTGA
- a CDS encoding DUF898 family protein has product MAELLKTDFEGRTMPLLRLSLWTAILTVLTLGFYRFWMKTRLRRYFWSSVRPDQTPLEYVGKGIEKFTGFLIALVVLALLIGVVALLLVYASFALFQEDFEAYVIAAILAVPLVYFAAYRAKRYVYARTRWRGIRFGLEPAAGAYALRACGHLLLAVVTLGVLWPRLTFKLEKFRTDRTFFGESLLHQGGKWTMLLPPFLPVLICLWVTVICFSLGLQMVELLESGTEPYDAKYIAVLMLSGAAGTLLFFVFYLRYRVIAFRKMVSHKTAGEIGLISTASYWRIFWITVGGYMLTNLMTGLLTFVVVVPAGFIVARYVVPDDLGTLPFGGDPAASLLGPELAAIFAIVAYLLGMLLFSVFRQTFVLFPTWRHYASTLHITGGEHLAEVRQRTRDEAAQAEGMAEAFDLGAAI; this is encoded by the coding sequence ATGGCGGAGCTTCTGAAAACGGATTTTGAGGGGCGGACCATGCCGCTTTTGCGGCTGTCGCTCTGGACTGCGATTTTGACCGTGCTCACTTTGGGGTTTTACCGGTTCTGGATGAAAACCCGGCTGCGGCGCTATTTCTGGTCCTCGGTGCGGCCGGATCAGACGCCTTTGGAGTATGTCGGCAAAGGGATCGAGAAATTCACCGGCTTTCTGATTGCGCTGGTGGTGCTGGCGCTGCTGATCGGGGTGGTTGCTCTGCTGTTGGTCTATGCGTCCTTTGCCCTGTTTCAGGAAGACTTCGAGGCCTATGTCATCGCCGCCATTCTGGCTGTGCCGCTGGTCTATTTTGCGGCCTACCGGGCCAAGCGCTATGTCTACGCCCGCACCCGCTGGCGTGGTATTCGCTTCGGGCTGGAGCCTGCGGCCGGGGCCTATGCGCTGCGCGCCTGCGGGCATTTGCTTCTGGCTGTCGTGACACTGGGCGTGTTATGGCCGCGCCTGACGTTCAAACTGGAAAAATTCCGCACCGACCGCACGTTTTTCGGCGAAAGCCTACTGCATCAGGGCGGCAAATGGACGATGCTCCTGCCTCCCTTCCTGCCGGTGCTCATCTGCCTTTGGGTCACGGTCATTTGTTTTAGCCTTGGCCTGCAGATGGTAGAGCTGCTCGAGAGCGGAACGGAGCCATATGACGCGAAGTATATTGCCGTTCTGATGCTGTCCGGGGCGGCAGGGACGCTGCTCTTTTTCGTCTTTTACTTGCGTTACCGTGTGATCGCGTTTCGGAAAATGGTCAGCCACAAAACGGCGGGCGAAATCGGTTTGATTTCAACGGCTTCTTATTGGCGGATTTTCTGGATCACGGTGGGTGGCTATATGTTGACCAACCTCATGACCGGTCTGCTGACCTTTGTCGTTGTGGTGCCCGCTGGCTTCATCGTTGCGCGCTATGTGGTTCCCGATGATTTGGGAACACTGCCATTTGGAGGTGACCCAGCGGCGTCATTACTGGGGCCGGAACTCGCTGCCATCTTTGCGATCGTTGCGTACCTGCTCGGCATGTTGTTGTTTTCCGTGTTTCGTCAGACCTTTGTGCTGTTTCCGACATGGCGTCACTACGCCAGTACCCTGCATATCACCGGCGGCGAACATCTGGCCGAAGTGCGCCAGCGCACCCGTGATGAAGCGGCACAGGCCGAAGGCATGGCCGAAGCTTTCGATCTGGGGGCAGCGATATGA
- a CDS encoding DNA topoisomerase IV subunit A codes for MSSDLTKDPTDGGMPQSETFEPLRRAIGERYLTYALSTIMHRALPDARDGLKPVHRRILYAMRELRLSSSGGFRKSAKISGDVMGNYHPHGDAAIYDAMARLAQDFNVRYPLVHGQGNFGNIDGDNPAASRYTEARMTIAAEALLEGLNEDAVDYRDNYDGTLREPVVLPAAFPNLLANGSSGIAVGMATNIPPHNIGELIDASLHLIKTPDARDDTLLNYVKGPDFPTGGIIVEPRESMAKTYATGRGAFRLRAKWEVEDLGRGQWQIVVTEIPYQVQKSKLIEKLAELIQTKKVPILADVRDESAEDIRIILEPKSKNVVPDVLMGTLFRSSDLETRFSLNMNVLIDGRTPKVCSLKEVLRAWLDHRRVVLQRRSQHRLEKIDHRLEVLEGFIIAFLNLDRVIDIIRYDDDPKAALMAEDWSRDVPRAMSEKDYHSPLPAAEGQGELSEIQAEAILNMRLRSLRRLEEIELVRERDALLEEKAGLVALLASDDLQWVRISEELKETKKKFGKDYGPRGARLTGFAEATEVEDVPLEAMIEREPITVVCSQMGWIRAMSGHIDLTRELKFKDGDGPRFIFHAETTDRLLVMGSNGRFYTLSAANLPGGRGMGEPLRLMVDLPNEVEIVDILVHDSEAKLLVASSAGNGFVVAEKDVVAQTRSGKQVLNVKDAERAMIVHRIAGDHVAVVSQNRRFLVFPLTEVPEMARGKGVRLQKYNQARGAQGMLELDGGLSDLTTFVWGEGLSWTMGGGNTRTEKDLSQWLGKRASVGKQPPHGFPRDNKFT; via the coding sequence ATGAGCAGTGATTTGACCAAAGATCCGACCGACGGAGGTATGCCGCAGAGCGAAACCTTCGAACCGCTTCGCCGTGCGATTGGCGAACGTTACCTGACCTATGCGCTGTCCACGATCATGCACCGGGCGCTGCCCGATGCGCGTGACGGGCTGAAGCCGGTGCACCGGCGCATTCTCTATGCGATGCGGGAATTGCGCCTGTCGTCTTCCGGGGGCTTTCGGAAGTCCGCGAAGATTTCCGGGGACGTGATGGGCAACTATCACCCCCATGGCGACGCCGCGATCTATGACGCCATGGCGCGTCTCGCGCAGGATTTCAACGTGCGCTATCCGCTGGTGCACGGGCAGGGCAATTTCGGCAACATCGATGGCGATAACCCGGCGGCCTCACGCTATACCGAGGCGCGGATGACCATCGCGGCCGAGGCGCTGCTGGAAGGGCTCAACGAAGACGCGGTTGATTACCGGGACAATTACGACGGGACGCTGCGCGAACCCGTGGTCCTGCCAGCCGCCTTTCCGAATCTTCTGGCAAACGGGTCTTCGGGCATTGCGGTCGGCATGGCGACGAATATCCCGCCGCACAATATCGGCGAATTGATCGACGCCTCGCTGCATCTGATCAAAACCCCGGACGCGCGGGACGACACGCTGCTCAACTATGTCAAAGGTCCGGATTTCCCGACCGGGGGGATCATTGTCGAGCCACGTGAAAGCATGGCCAAGACCTATGCCACCGGGCGCGGCGCTTTCCGGCTGCGCGCCAAATGGGAGGTCGAGGACCTCGGTCGCGGCCAGTGGCAGATCGTTGTCACGGAAATCCCCTATCAGGTTCAGAAATCCAAGCTGATCGAAAAGCTGGCCGAGCTGATCCAGACCAAGAAGGTTCCGATTCTCGCCGATGTGCGCGACGAAAGCGCCGAGGATATTCGCATCATTCTGGAGCCGAAATCCAAGAATGTTGTGCCGGATGTGCTGATGGGCACGCTGTTTCGCAGCTCCGATCTGGAAACGCGATTCTCCCTGAACATGAACGTGCTGATCGACGGGCGTACACCCAAGGTCTGTTCGCTCAAAGAGGTGCTTCGGGCGTGGCTTGATCACCGGCGCGTCGTGTTGCAGCGGCGCAGCCAGCACCGTCTGGAAAAGATCGATCATCGTCTTGAGGTGCTGGAAGGCTTTATCATCGCCTTCCTCAATCTCGACCGGGTGATCGACATCATCCGTTATGACGACGATCCTAAAGCCGCACTGATGGCCGAGGACTGGAGCCGCGATGTGCCGCGCGCCATGTCCGAAAAGGACTATCACTCGCCGTTGCCCGCCGCCGAAGGGCAGGGGGAACTGAGCGAGATTCAGGCCGAAGCGATTCTCAACATGCGTCTGCGCAGCCTGCGCCGCCTCGAAGAGATCGAACTGGTGCGCGAACGCGATGCGCTGCTGGAAGAAAAAGCCGGTCTGGTCGCGCTTTTGGCAAGCGACGATCTGCAATGGGTGCGCATCTCGGAAGAGCTGAAAGAGACCAAGAAGAAATTCGGCAAGGATTATGGCCCGCGCGGGGCGCGACTGACTGGTTTCGCCGAAGCAACAGAGGTCGAAGACGTGCCGCTTGAGGCGATGATCGAACGCGAACCGATCACTGTGGTCTGTTCGCAGATGGGCTGGATACGCGCGATGTCCGGTCACATCGATCTGACACGGGAGCTGAAGTTCAAAGACGGCGACGGCCCAAGGTTCATCTTCCACGCGGAAACCACGGACCGCTTGCTGGTTATGGGGTCGAACGGGCGTTTTTACACGCTGTCGGCGGCCAATCTGCCCGGCGGTCGCGGGATGGGGGAACCGCTGCGTCTGATGGTCGACCTGCCCAATGAGGTCGAGATCGTGGACATTCTTGTGCATGATTCCGAGGCCAAGCTGCTGGTCGCTTCCAGCGCGGGCAACGGGTTTGTCGTGGCCGAAAAGGATGTGGTGGCCCAGACCCGCAGCGGCAAGCAGGTGCTCAACGTCAAGGATGCCGAACGCGCGATGATCGTGCATCGGATCGCCGGGGACCATGTGGCGGTGGTGTCCCAGAATCGGCGGTTCCTTGTGTTCCCGCTCACTGAAGTGCCGGAAATGGCGCGCGGCAAAGGTGTACGGCTGCAGAAATACAACCAGGCACGCGGCGCCCAGGGCATGCTCGAACTCGATGGTGGCCTGTCGGATCTGACGACCTTTGTCTGGGGGGAAGGTCTGAGCTGGACCATGGGTGGTGGCAATACGCGCACGGAGAAAGATCTCAGCCAATGGCTGGGCAAACGTGCCAGCGTTGGCAAGCAGCCCCCGCATGGGTTCCCGAGAGATAACAAGTTTACATAA
- a CDS encoding cob(I)yrinic acid a,c-diamide adenosyltransferase, with product MVVLNKIYTRTGDSGETSLSDMSRAPKHATRVSAYGTVDELNATLGLARLHAEGDTDAALSRIQNDLFDLGADLSRPNMDADEDAGYPVLRTVPSQVDRLEQEIDAMTGVLAPLKSFILPAGNPLAAHLHHARTVARRAERLAVALQAEEDGDANPAAIKYLNRLSDWLFCAARMANDDGKADVLWVPGANR from the coding sequence ATGGTTGTTCTGAACAAAATCTACACCCGCACCGGTGACAGTGGCGAAACCTCCCTGTCGGATATGTCACGCGCGCCGAAACACGCCACCCGGGTCTCAGCCTATGGCACGGTGGACGAATTGAATGCCACGCTGGGGCTGGCGCGTCTGCATGCCGAAGGCGACACCGATGCCGCACTCTCGCGCATTCAGAACGACCTGTTCGACCTCGGCGCGGACCTGTCGCGCCCCAACATGGATGCCGATGAGGACGCGGGCTATCCCGTGCTGCGCACCGTGCCCTCTCAGGTCGACCGGCTGGAACAGGAAATCGACGCGATGACCGGCGTGCTCGCCCCGCTCAAAAGCTTCATCCTGCCCGCAGGCAACCCGCTCGCCGCCCATCTGCACCACGCCCGCACCGTCGCCCGCCGCGCCGAACGGCTGGCTGTCGCGCTGCAGGCCGAGGAGGATGGCGATGCCAATCCCGCCGCAATCAAATATCTCAATCGGCTTTCTGACTGGCTTTTCTGCGCCGCGCGGATGGCCAATGACGATGGCAAGGCCGATGTGCTCTGGGTGCCGGGGGCCAATCGCTGA
- a CDS encoding SDR family NAD(P)-dependent oxidoreductase has product MRTILITGCSSGIGHHAAHALKDRGWRVFATCRKDTDAARLRSEGLESFRLDYEDPASIEAGLNDALARSDGRLDALFNNGAYAIPAAVEDLPEAALQQIFQANLFGWHALTRRVIPVMRAQGHGRIVNCSSVLGLTAMPWRGAYVATKYALEGLTDTLRVEMRDTPIDIVLIEPGPIGTAFRLNARKQFDRWIDWQASPRAEQYRNTLVPRLYKAAEASTPDPFELGPEAVTAKLIKALESPRPHARYFVTTPTYVAAIARRILPQRLIDRMIAKV; this is encoded by the coding sequence ATGCGAACGATTCTCATCACCGGCTGCTCCAGCGGCATCGGCCACCATGCGGCACATGCCCTGAAAGACCGAGGCTGGCGCGTCTTCGCGACCTGCCGCAAGGACACAGATGCCGCGCGTCTGCGCTCTGAAGGGCTGGAAAGCTTCCGGCTCGACTACGAAGATCCGGCCTCGATCGAAGCGGGCCTGAACGACGCTCTGGCGCGCAGCGATGGCAGGCTGGATGCGTTGTTCAACAACGGCGCCTACGCCATCCCCGCCGCCGTCGAAGACCTGCCCGAAGCGGCCTTGCAACAGATCTTTCAGGCCAACCTCTTTGGCTGGCACGCGCTGACACGACGGGTGATCCCGGTGATGCGCGCGCAGGGCCATGGGCGCATCGTCAACTGTTCCTCGGTTCTGGGCCTGACCGCCATGCCATGGCGCGGGGCCTATGTCGCGACGAAATACGCACTCGAAGGCCTCACCGACACGCTGCGCGTGGAAATGCGGGATACCCCCATCGACATCGTCCTGATCGAACCCGGCCCCATCGGCACCGCCTTTCGCCTCAACGCCCGCAAACAGTTCGACCGCTGGATCGACTGGCAGGCCTCGCCCCGCGCCGAACAATACCGCAATACCCTTGTGCCCCGGCTCTATAAAGCCGCCGAGGCCAGCACCCCCGACCCTTTTGAACTGGGACCGGAAGCAGTAACGGCCAAGCTGATCAAAGCGCTCGAAAGCCCGCGCCCCCACGCCCGCTACTTTGTCACCACACCGACCTATGTCGCCGCCATTGCCCGGCGCATTCTGCCCCAGCGCCTGATCGACCGGATGATCGCCAAAGTCTGA
- a CDS encoding twin transmembrane helix small protein codes for MPDTFLYVIGAACLVVLVILALGIGQFGRGGVEGAKRSNKLMQARILAQLGAVILVVVFVLIRKSGG; via the coding sequence ATGCCCGACACATTTCTCTATGTCATCGGCGCGGCCTGTCTGGTCGTTCTGGTGATCCTCGCCCTTGGCATCGGTCAGTTCGGGCGGGGTGGCGTTGAGGGGGCGAAGCGCTCCAACAAGCTGATGCAGGCCCGCATTCTGGCCCAGCTGGGGGCGGTGATCCTCGTGGTCGTTTTTGTACTCATACGCAAATCGGGAGGCTGA
- a CDS encoding M48 family metallopeptidase, protein MSESAKGPWGAEPEGVRCDFVDGKTAQRHLVYATWDDSGTQVELRQYDDGEEVRCWIWSLEDMRYVEGQRKLRWGQAPFGVYTHLQTPAARLYVRDTRLLQDLERRAPNLAQRPPVQGRGRLLGLIGGAVASVVLIVFVLIPLIADQLATILPVEGERALGDKTYEQVRTAFSQGYLPIRECLAEDGAAALQVMEDRLVAASDLTADAVTLSVLDFDMVNAFALPGGRIVVMRGLIDEAETPDEVAAVIAHEIGHVAHRDPTRHALRSVGTFGVLSLVLGDFAGGSVVLLGANQLVNAQYSQGAESAADAYAHDLLPRAGVSPAALAPLFERLKEAYGDSEGLAAHLSSHPQLGDRVTRARAAAEGYKAAKKAILTPDEWRNLRNICRF, encoded by the coding sequence ATGAGTGAGAGCGCGAAAGGCCCCTGGGGGGCGGAACCCGAAGGTGTGCGCTGCGATTTCGTGGACGGCAAAACCGCCCAGCGGCACCTGGTTTACGCCACATGGGACGACAGCGGGACGCAGGTCGAACTGCGGCAATATGACGATGGCGAAGAAGTGCGGTGCTGGATCTGGTCGCTGGAGGATATGCGCTATGTCGAGGGGCAGCGCAAACTGCGCTGGGGCCAGGCACCTTTCGGGGTCTACACCCATCTCCAGACGCCCGCGGCTCGGCTTTACGTGCGTGACACGCGGCTGCTGCAGGATCTGGAGCGGCGCGCCCCCAATCTGGCGCAGCGCCCGCCAGTTCAGGGGCGGGGGCGCCTGTTGGGGCTTATCGGCGGTGCCGTGGCCTCGGTCGTGTTGATTGTCTTCGTGCTGATCCCGCTGATTGCGGATCAGCTGGCGACGATCTTGCCGGTCGAAGGCGAACGGGCGCTGGGCGACAAGACCTATGAACAGGTGCGCACGGCGTTTTCCCAGGGCTATCTGCCGATCCGGGAATGTCTGGCCGAAGACGGCGCGGCAGCGCTGCAGGTGATGGAAGACAGACTGGTGGCCGCCTCGGATCTGACGGCGGATGCGGTGACGCTGAGCGTGCTTGATTTCGACATGGTCAACGCCTTTGCCTTGCCGGGTGGGCGGATCGTGGTGATGCGGGGGCTGATCGACGAAGCCGAAACCCCGGATGAGGTCGCCGCTGTGATCGCCCATGAGATCGGCCATGTCGCCCACCGGGACCCGACCCGCCATGCGTTGCGTTCGGTGGGGACATTCGGGGTGCTGTCGCTGGTGCTGGGGGACTTTGCAGGTGGGTCCGTGGTGCTGCTTGGCGCCAACCAACTGGTCAATGCGCAATACAGCCAAGGTGCGGAAAGCGCGGCGGATGCTTATGCGCATGACCTTTTGCCACGAGCCGGGGTGTCTCCGGCGGCGCTGGCGCCGCTGTTTGAGCGGCTCAAAGAGGCCTATGGCGACAGCGAAGGTCTGGCCGCGCATCTGTCGAGCCATCCGCAGCTTGGCGATCGTGTGACGCGCGCGCGGGCCGCGGCTGAGGGCTACAAGGCGGCTAAAAAGGCGATCCTCACGCCCGATGAGTGGCGGAATTTGCGCAACATTTGCCGTTTCTGA
- the tuf gene encoding elongation factor Tu — protein MAKEKFERSKPHVNIGTIGHVDHGKTTLTAAITKYFGDFKAYDQIDGAPEEKARGITISTAHVEYETENRHYAHVDCPGHADYVKNMITGAAQMDGGILVVNAADGPMPQTREHILLARQVGVPALVVFLNKVDQVDDEELLELVEMEVRELLSEYDFPGDDIPIVAGSALAALEGRDPEIGEEKIKELMAAVDAYIPEPERAVDQPFLMPIEDVFSISGRGTVVTGRVERGVINVGDEIEIVGIKDTKKTTCTGVEMFRKLLDRGEAGDNIGALLRGVDREGVERGQVLCKPGSVNPHTKFEAEVYILTKEEGGRHTPFFANYRPQFYFRTTDVTGTCILPEGTEMVMPGDNLKLSAELIAPIAMEEGLRFAIREGGRTVGSGVVSKILA, from the coding sequence ATGGCTAAGGAAAAGTTTGAGCGTTCCAAACCGCACGTCAACATCGGCACCATCGGCCACGTTGACCATGGTAAAACGACACTGACGGCAGCGATCACCAAATACTTTGGTGACTTCAAAGCCTACGACCAGATTGACGGTGCACCGGAAGAGAAAGCCCGCGGCATCACGATCTCGACGGCGCACGTGGAATACGAGACCGAGAACCGCCACTACGCGCACGTCGACTGCCCCGGCCACGCTGACTATGTGAAGAACATGATCACCGGTGCGGCTCAGATGGACGGCGGTATCCTGGTTGTGAACGCTGCTGACGGCCCGATGCCGCAGACCCGTGAGCACATCCTTCTGGCCCGTCAGGTTGGCGTTCCGGCGCTGGTCGTGTTCCTGAACAAAGTTGACCAGGTTGACGACGAAGAGCTTCTGGAGCTCGTCGAAATGGAAGTTCGCGAACTTCTGTCCGAATACGACTTCCCGGGCGACGATATTCCGATCGTTGCAGGGTCGGCTCTGGCCGCTCTCGAAGGTCGTGACCCGGAAATCGGCGAAGAGAAGATCAAAGAGCTGATGGCTGCTGTGGATGCTTACATCCCCGAGCCGGAGCGTGCGGTTGACCAGCCGTTCCTGATGCCGATCGAAGACGTGTTCTCGATCTCGGGTCGTGGTACGGTTGTGACCGGTCGTGTGGAACGCGGTGTGATCAACGTTGGCGACGAGATCGAAATCGTCGGGATCAAAGACACGAAGAAAACCACCTGTACCGGTGTTGAAATGTTCCGCAAGCTGCTGGATCGCGGTGAAGCCGGCGACAACATCGGCGCCCTGCTGCGCGGTGTTGACCGTGAAGGCGTTGAGCGTGGTCAGGTTCTGTGTAAGCCGGGCTCTGTGAACCCGCACACCAAATTCGAGGCTGAGGTTTACATCCTTACCAAAGAAGAAGGTGGCCGTCACACGCCGTTCTTCGCGAACTACCGTCCGCAGTTCTACTTCCGTACGACGGACGTGACCGGGACCTGCATCCTGCCGGAAGGCACGGAGATGGTGATGCCGGGCGACAACCTGAAACTGTCGGCCGAGCTGATCGCGCCGATCGCGATGGAAGAAGGTCTTCGCTTCGCCATCCGTGAAGGCGGCCGCACCGTCGGTTCGGGCGTTGTCTCCAAAATCCTCGCTTAA